The following are encoded in a window of uncultured Sphaerochaeta sp. genomic DNA:
- a CDS encoding cation diffusion facilitator family transporter, translated as MKKNLALRVSYLNIFSNIVLAISKTTIGFIAHSSALLNDGINNAGDVVSSIIAMIGISAASKESDEDHQYGHERLESVAAILLSGIIMVVGLGLLVDGISTIITGSYHDSPLPGVLAVIAAIVSIVIKQCMFLYTRWAGKKTDSSALMASAWDSQSDVLATTGGLIGIVASRLGYPIADSIAAIIISLFIIRVGIEIFRDGIYKMVDHACPEKTVEEIRLIILDQEGVKGIDLLRTRRFGSRAYVDVEISAEGSQSLVEAHCIAERVHHAIETSFPQVKHCMVHVNPYKHKKQ; from the coding sequence ATGAAGAAAAATCTTGCCTTGAGAGTTTCTTATCTTAATATATTCAGCAATATTGTTCTTGCCATCAGCAAGACCACGATTGGCTTTATCGCGCACTCCTCAGCTTTGCTTAATGATGGAATCAACAACGCGGGGGATGTAGTGAGTTCAATCATTGCCATGATCGGTATCTCAGCTGCCTCAAAGGAGTCTGACGAGGATCATCAGTATGGACATGAACGATTAGAATCAGTTGCTGCAATTCTTCTTTCGGGAATAATCATGGTTGTGGGATTAGGTCTCTTGGTCGACGGTATCTCAACCATCATTACCGGTAGTTACCATGACAGCCCACTGCCTGGAGTCCTCGCTGTGATTGCGGCAATTGTTTCCATTGTTATCAAGCAGTGCATGTTTCTCTATACTCGTTGGGCAGGAAAGAAGACTGACTCCTCTGCCTTGATGGCCTCCGCATGGGACTCCCAGAGTGATGTATTGGCAACCACAGGAGGTCTGATCGGAATCGTTGCCTCGAGGTTAGGCTACCCCATCGCTGATTCCATCGCGGCAATCATCATCTCCCTCTTTATCATTCGGGTAGGAATCGAAATATTCCGCGATGGCATCTACAAGATGGTTGACCACGCTTGTCCGGAAAAGACGGTGGAAGAGATTCGTCTCATCATTCTCGATCAGGAAGGGGTCAAGGGAATCGATTTATTGAGAACCCGCAGATTTGGTTCGCGTGCCTACGTGGATGTTGAGATTTCAGCAGAGGGGTCACAAAGTCTTGTTGAAGCTCACTGTATAGCCGAAAGGGTCCACCACGCCATCGAAACCAGTTTCCCTCAAGTCAAACATTGCATGGTGCATGTAAATCCCTACAAGCATAAAAAGCAGTAA
- the aspS gene encoding aspartate--tRNA ligase: protein MAEEVFSQRTTTCGSLTKADNGAKVVLNGWVHRDRNHGALHFINLRDRYGITQVVVDDDASNELQAVANELHLEYCIAVTGVVRLRPDSMVNPEMVTGEVEVKAEKIEILSKCAPLPFQIDDGNEPREDLRLKYRYLDLRTQGMQKRMKLRHDFIFACRKFLTSRDFYEIETPTMIKSTPEGARDFLVPSRIYPGKFYALPQSPQLFKQILMVGGMDKYFQIARCYRDEDARGDRQLEFTQLDLEMSFVKRDDVLSLMEDLFGSVFKEVMDYDLPARFRRLSYHDALNTYGCDKPDLRFDLPLSDVNELALKSSFATFKDIVSQGGYVKAICAPKSETVDFSRKYITSLEDAAKIYGAQGLAWIKVGENNTFTGGVSKFFAGLEEELVSTVDAKEGDMILFVAHQDWKKCCASLSAVRTKLGKDLNLIRKSFEFCWIVDFPLFEYNEDEGHWEAAHHMFSMPQAEYLDTLESDPGSVKGDLYDLVLNGYEVASGSIRIHDVELQKRIFRICNFDDETAEERFGFLLNAFRYGAPPHGGIAPGVDRMIMIMAEETSIHEVIAFPKNTAGISPMDDSPSLVDEKQLEDLHLIVKYPEPKS from the coding sequence ATGGCAGAAGAAGTATTTTCCCAACGAACAACTACCTGTGGATCACTGACCAAAGCTGACAATGGAGCTAAGGTGGTTCTCAACGGATGGGTACACCGTGACCGCAATCATGGGGCCCTGCATTTTATCAACCTCCGTGACCGCTACGGTATTACCCAGGTGGTAGTGGATGATGATGCCAGCAACGAACTTCAGGCAGTTGCAAATGAGCTGCACTTGGAGTACTGCATTGCAGTGACAGGGGTGGTGCGTCTCAGGCCTGATTCAATGGTCAATCCAGAAATGGTTACCGGTGAAGTTGAAGTTAAAGCTGAGAAGATTGAAATACTCAGTAAGTGTGCACCACTTCCATTCCAGATTGATGATGGCAATGAACCAAGGGAAGACCTGAGGCTTAAGTATCGCTATCTCGATCTCCGTACCCAGGGAATGCAGAAGAGGATGAAGCTTCGGCATGACTTCATTTTCGCCTGTCGCAAGTTTCTTACCAGCCGTGACTTCTATGAGATTGAAACCCCTACCATGATCAAGAGCACCCCGGAAGGGGCTCGAGACTTCCTGGTACCCAGTAGGATTTACCCTGGTAAGTTCTATGCTCTTCCCCAAAGCCCACAGCTCTTTAAGCAGATTCTGATGGTCGGCGGTATGGATAAGTACTTCCAGATCGCTCGCTGTTATCGTGATGAGGATGCCAGGGGTGACAGACAGCTGGAATTCACCCAGCTTGACCTGGAGATGAGTTTTGTCAAACGTGACGATGTCCTCTCCCTTATGGAGGACCTCTTTGGTTCCGTATTCAAGGAAGTCATGGATTATGACCTCCCTGCTCGATTCAGAAGACTCAGTTACCATGATGCACTGAATACCTATGGTTGTGACAAACCAGATCTTCGTTTTGATCTTCCCCTCTCAGATGTCAACGAATTGGCCCTGAAGAGCAGCTTTGCCACCTTCAAGGACATTGTTTCCCAGGGAGGATATGTAAAGGCAATCTGTGCTCCAAAGAGTGAAACAGTCGACTTCTCACGCAAGTATATTACCAGCCTCGAGGATGCTGCAAAGATTTACGGTGCCCAGGGATTGGCTTGGATCAAGGTGGGGGAGAACAACACATTCACCGGTGGCGTGAGCAAATTCTTCGCTGGACTCGAAGAGGAACTCGTATCAACGGTTGATGCAAAGGAAGGGGATATGATCCTCTTTGTCGCCCATCAGGACTGGAAGAAATGTTGTGCCAGCCTCAGTGCGGTTCGCACAAAGTTGGGCAAGGACCTGAACCTGATCAGGAAGAGTTTTGAGTTCTGCTGGATCGTTGACTTCCCCCTCTTTGAGTACAATGAGGATGAAGGACACTGGGAAGCTGCACACCATATGTTCAGTATGCCTCAGGCGGAGTATCTCGATACCCTTGAGTCTGACCCCGGTAGCGTAAAGGGTGACCTGTATGACTTGGTCCTCAATGGATATGAGGTGGCCAGTGGCTCAATCCGTATTCATGACGTTGAACTCCAGAAGCGAATTTTCCGCATCTGTAATTTTGATGACGAGACTGCAGAGGAGCGTTTCGGCTTCCTGCTCAATGCCTTTAGATACGGAGCTCCTCCCCATGGAGGTATTGCACCAGGGGTCGATAGAATGATCATGATCATGGCAGAAGAAACCTCAATCCATGAAGTCATTGCTTTCCCGAAGAATACTGCTGGGATATCACCAATGGATGATTCTCCATCACTAGTTGACGAGAAGCAACTTGAAGACCTACACTTGATCGTCAAGTATCCTGAGCCAAAGAGCTGA